The Sabethes cyaneus chromosome 1, idSabCyanKW18_F2, whole genome shotgun sequence DNA segment ACGATCATTTCTCAATAAAGCACTTAAAAATAAGCGAAAATATGGTACACACTAGAACTAGTACGCATTTGACTATGTGTTTCGTTAGTAGGTATTCGACGCTCCAATTTTGTCATTTCAAAAATATACACGAAATTTGTAAATAGTGGCAGCGGCCTAACTTTGCAATTTGATTAGCCTAATATGCTCTCCTAAATCCAACGAATAGTATAGAATGTTTGTATAAGCTACTAGCACAcagtttaacaattttattaggCATACGTTTGCTTCCGCTGGTGAGCGTTTATCGCAGATCGACTACCTCAATCGACAGCTTATCTTCCAGCGTTAGATGAAGGGCttcctacaaaaaaaaaagtttgctttCAAAATCATTGTTACACCATAAGAAAAGTTGAAATTACCATGAACAGAGGAGGTTCCTTTGGATGCGGATGAAACCCAGACTGTCGACACTGGGAAATGTAATCCAGCCCGTAGCTAGGCGTCAGACAGAAAAAACCAGTTCTGAAATGTACAATAAAGTCGGTTGGTTAACGATAAGAGCAATGAAACCTAAATTTGCAACTTACTCCTGGTACTTTGGCGAGCAAACAATCGCGATAGCCTCCTCCAGCATCATCTGGTACGAGCAGTGCGTGTGTAGATCTACGGACGAAAGGAACGCAGTCTGGCTGGGATGGGTGTGAATCCAGCCGAGTGTGATCAGGTTCATCTGATCCTGGTAGTTGAAAATTTCCTCCTCGTTCATCGTCGTGCAGCTGTCCGAGGTGCCCTTTTGCTTGGGAACAATCACGTGCGAAATTACCAGCTGGTTGTGCGCCAGTTGACCGGCCAGTATTCCGCATGTTTCCACATTATTCAAAGTGTTCTTTGCAGCTAGCTGCAGGAATCTGGACATCGTATCCGTCGGAACTATCACAGGTCGTAGACTGCCAGCGACTACCGAAGTGGGTGACGGTTTCAATGTACGATCGAAAGCCGGTTTCGAAGAAGGCTTAGTGTCTGGAAGTAATAACCCAGTGCCCCCGGTGGATCGGTTGGGATCAGTTGGGAAATCATTTGGATACAGCACACGATCCAACATTTCCGCATCGACTAGCATTGAAGGGGGTGCGCTGGGTTGGGGGAGATTCGAAGGCGACACAGTCGAAAGTGCCTTCGCTTTCTCTAACTCTTCTCGTCGTCTTTTTTCATCACGTTCTTTTTCTTGACGTTTGTCTTCTAAAAACTGTTTGTATTCCTTGGTATATTTTTCCAGCAATTTTACCTTAAGCCTCTCCGCCACCGGAAGTACTTCCTTTATCTTTTGTTGATTTTGTTGCTTCAAATCAGCAGGAACTGTTTTGTACTCTGGATGACTCAGAATCTTCTCCAGGAACAAAGTCATAAACTTCATATACAAAACGTAAGCCCAATCAATATTATCCTCTTTGAGATAAACATGAGCCATCCGGACCATTTCCAGCCCAGACCGGTAGTAGCGCTTGATCGGAATGTTTCCGTCCACTTCCACGCCGGCACTGAGAGCAGCCAGCTGCCGTATCCGCTCCTTCGGTTCCACGattcccatctgagctgactcGGCCATGAATTGATCCATTCTAAAAGACATATCTTATCTGCTGTTGTTCGCTGGATTTATGAATCACACACCACACCGACCACCGAGCAAACTTTCCACCACACTGGCTGATTCACACAACAAATGCAGCAAACTTTTGATAATGTAATGTCCAATGCACCGATATTTCGCTTTCGCATCCAATCAATTAATTCAGTTTTCCTAGTTTTCTCCGTCCTGCAAATCTGACAAGTGTAAATATTGATGAACggttgttcttcttcttttttgttttgactcGAACGTTTCGATTTTGATTGCACGGTGGGCTCGATGGCTTCATAACTATTAGCATTCTTGAGCATAGATATTTGTTTTTCGTGGCAATCATTAAAAATTATCGTTCAAAATGTGCCGGAGCgatctactgttttacctgactcactgcgaaaatacgtgttattgaaataaaacataacaataccgttttattcgtttataacgcatatgtcgactaacatttgaaaggggcggataagccaacagtcaaacagaacgagtgagagttcattttcctatgctgctccagcaaaaaataactctcactcgttctgtttgactgTTGACTTATCCGCCACTTTCAAATGTTGGATAggttttgcgtttattcgcctacagtcaaccaaaaaagtattcggacagcagcgcatgattttttcttttcgtaattttgcgcagtatttttgcaaagaatggtaatacatattttttaaaacaatttttaactaAAGCacatttagatgcacaacaaaaattcgggaaaaagctttccgttttgaagatagagtcATATAGTTTTAATTGtctaaaaatgcagccaaaaaagtattcggacagttaactattagttgaaacaaatgtcctttctcgctcaactactgccttgtaggaccatttacattcttgatgacctgttttaatctgtttggaataaaattaactattttcaaatatccctctgtgaattgatGACCATtattttacaagagctcggtttaagtcattttaatatgaaatcgaatgatttttcattatagaaatgaaattatctgaaaagatgtttaaaagggttcaaatctagactgaatactgatgtttcgatagc contains these protein-coding regions:
- the LOC128744431 gene encoding STAM-binding protein, whose product is MSFRMDQFMAESAQMGIVEPKERIRQLAALSAGVEVDGNIPIKRYYRSGLEMVRMAHVYLKEDNIDWAYVLYMKFMTLFLEKILSHPEYKTVPADLKQQNQQKIKEVLPVAERLKVKLLEKYTKEYKQFLEDKRQEKERDEKRRREELEKAKALSTVSPSNLPQPSAPPSMLVDAEMLDRVLYPNDFPTDPNRSTGGTGLLLPDTKPSSKPAFDRTLKPSPTSVVAGSLRPVIVPTDTMSRFLQLAAKNTLNNVETCGILAGQLAHNQLVISHVIVPKQKGTSDSCTTMNEEEIFNYQDQMNLITLGWIHTHPSQTAFLSSVDLHTHCSYQMMLEEAIAIVCSPKYQETGFFCLTPSYGLDYISQCRQSGFHPHPKEPPLFMEALHLTLEDKLSIEVVDLR